From a single Aquincola tertiaricarbonis genomic region:
- a CDS encoding PEP-CTERM sorting domain-containing protein, whose translation MKQYLALGALALGLAAALPASAASFSFGFDNVLSQDAVDEAGNTQLSFNLGAGSFITGLRYEFDVEAYTGSWLSEISLRITGRSGEGFDFLPAPDIENEGRYGASGSLDLLNQGLGFRLGSDGQLRLQFYDDVNDLAGADGIWHSGKLTFDYVAAPVPEPATWATLAAGLAALGLTAARRRRADTPG comes from the coding sequence ATGAAGCAGTACCTTGCACTCGGCGCCCTGGCCCTGGGCCTGGCCGCCGCGCTGCCGGCCAGTGCCGCCAGTTTCAGCTTCGGCTTTGACAACGTGCTCAGCCAGGACGCGGTGGACGAAGCGGGCAACACCCAGCTCAGCTTCAACCTGGGCGCGGGATCGTTCATCACCGGCCTGCGGTATGAGTTCGACGTCGAGGCCTACACCGGCAGCTGGCTCAGCGAAATCTCGCTGCGTATCACCGGCCGGTCCGGCGAAGGCTTCGACTTTCTGCCCGCGCCCGACATCGAGAACGAAGGCCGCTACGGCGCCAGCGGCAGCCTCGACCTGCTGAACCAGGGCCTGGGCTTTCGGCTGGGCAGCGATGGCCAGCTGAGGCTGCAGTTCTATGACGACGTCAACGACCTGGCCGGTGCCGACGGCATCTGGCACAGCGGCAAGCTGACCTTCGACTACGTGGCCGCGCCGGTGCCGGAGCCGGCCACCTGGGCCACGCTGGCCGCCGGCCTGGCCGCACTGGGCCTGACCGCGGCGCGCCGCCGCCGGGCCGACACGCCGGGCTGA